One genomic region from Proteiniborus sp. DW1 encodes:
- a CDS encoding ABC transporter permease: protein MDYILNGFKEAGYLLISLDKEVYKIILLSLFVSSLSTILSSIISIPLGIYLGIKEFKGKRLFSRLVYTMMSVPSVIVGLVVAILLSRKGPLGFLDLLYTPTAMIIAQTLLVTPLIIGLTYSLSKNRGKTIEKVGKTLGAGKLDIIILIIKELKVDILVNIATAFSRAISEVGAVMIVGGNIKNHTRVITTTISMMNSMGDYPMAIALGIVLLIISFGVNSIIYSYQGED, encoded by the coding sequence ATGGACTATATTTTAAATGGTTTTAAAGAAGCAGGATACTTACTAATAAGTTTAGATAAAGAAGTATATAAGATAATATTATTATCATTATTTGTATCCTCTTTATCTACTATTCTTTCTTCAATAATATCTATACCCTTAGGTATTTATTTAGGAATAAAGGAGTTTAAAGGTAAACGCCTATTTTCAAGATTAGTATACACAATGATGAGTGTTCCTTCAGTAATAGTGGGATTGGTAGTTGCTATATTACTTTCAAGAAAGGGGCCATTAGGATTTCTTGACTTACTATATACTCCTACAGCTATGATAATTGCTCAAACATTATTAGTAACTCCTCTAATAATTGGGCTAACATACAGTCTTTCAAAAAACCGTGGAAAGACTATTGAAAAGGTAGGAAAAACTTTAGGTGCAGGGAAGCTTGATATAATAATACTTATAATAAAAGAACTAAAAGTAGATATCTTAGTTAATATTGCAACAGCTTTTTCAAGAGCCATATCTGAGGTTGGAGCAGTTATGATAGTTGGAGGAAATATAAAAAACCATACAAGAGTTATTACAACAACTATTTCAATGATGAATTCTATGGGAGATTATCCTATGGCAATAGCTTTAGGAATTGTGCTTTTAATAATTTCTTTTGGGGTAAATAGCATAATATACTCCTATCAAGGAGAGGATTAA
- a CDS encoding MogA/MoaB family molybdenum cofactor biosynthesis protein, with product MFRVGIITASDKGSKGEREDLSGKVISDILEKKGYTVERYVILPDDEDSISREMVHMSDELKLDLILTTGGTGFSKRDVTPEATIKVCDRMAPGISEAIRYYSLSITPRAMLSRAASGIRKETLIVNLPGSPKAVRESLEYIIDSIHHGLEILTGKTGECAR from the coding sequence ATGTTTAGAGTTGGAATAATTACAGCCAGTGATAAAGGCTCAAAAGGTGAAAGAGAAGATTTAAGTGGTAAGGTTATTTCTGATATTTTGGAGAAAAAGGGGTATACTGTTGAGAGGTATGTTATTCTTCCAGACGATGAGGACAGTATATCAAGAGAAATGGTTCATATGTCAGATGAACTGAAGCTAGATTTAATATTAACTACAGGTGGTACTGGATTTAGTAAAAGAGATGTAACTCCAGAAGCAACTATTAAGGTATGTGATAGAATGGCTCCAGGAATATCAGAAGCCATTAGATACTATAGTTTGAGTATTACACCAAGAGCTATGCTATCAAGGGCAGCATCAGGAATACGAAAAGAGACACTTATAGTTAATTTGCCTGGAAGTCCAAAGGCTGTAAGAGAATCTTTAGAATATATTATTGATAGTATACATCATGGTCTTGAGATATTAACAGGTAAAACAGGTGAATGTGCTAGATAG
- a CDS encoding substrate-binding domain-containing protein, with amino-acid sequence MKKFLLISLSILLVFSLLVGCTPKSTDQPENSVDQSNGNRNDNEEKLGGSIILSTTTSTQDSKLLDYLLPKFTEDTGIEVKVIAVGTGKALQMGKDGDADILLVHAKASEEEFVKEGHGTERHDVMYNDFILVGPKDDPLKLKENSPNDILTGLTTISENQAKFVSRGDDSGTHKKELEIWKTAGIEPQGDWYLSAGSGMGDVLKIASEKQGYTLTDRATYLSLRDTLDLDIIIEKDENLFNQYGIIPVNPEKSDKINAEGAKAFMDWMLSEKGQKLIGEFGVDKYGMPLFVPNGK; translated from the coding sequence ATGAAAAAGTTTTTGTTAATTTCTTTAAGTATCTTACTTGTATTTTCTTTATTAGTTGGATGTACACCTAAATCTACAGATCAACCTGAAAATTCCGTAGATCAATCTAATGGCAATAGAAATGATAACGAAGAAAAATTAGGTGGAAGTATTATACTTTCTACAACTACTAGTACACAAGATAGTAAACTTTTAGATTATTTGCTTCCTAAATTTACTGAAGATACAGGTATAGAAGTTAAGGTTATAGCAGTAGGAACTGGTAAAGCTCTTCAAATGGGGAAAGATGGAGATGCAGATATACTACTTGTACATGCTAAAGCATCAGAAGAAGAGTTTGTTAAAGAAGGTCATGGTACTGAAAGACATGATGTAATGTATAATGATTTTATACTAGTTGGACCAAAAGACGATCCTCTAAAGTTAAAGGAAAATTCACCAAATGATATTCTTACAGGTTTAACTACTATCTCTGAAAACCAAGCTAAATTTGTTTCAAGAGGTGACGATTCAGGTACTCATAAGAAAGAATTAGAAATATGGAAAACAGCTGGCATAGAACCACAAGGAGATTGGTACTTATCAGCAGGTAGTGGAATGGGCGATGTATTGAAAATAGCTTCAGAAAAACAAGGTTATACATTAACAGATAGAGCAACTTATCTTAGCTTAAGAGATACATTAGATCTTGATATAATAATAGAAAAAGACGAGAATTTATTTAATCAATATGGTATAATACCAGTAAACCCAGAAAAAAGTGATAAAATAAATGCTGAGGGAGCAAAAGCATTTATGGATTGGATGTTGTCTGAAAAAGGACAAAAACTAATAGGTGAATTTGGTGTAGATAAGTATGGAATGCCATTATTCGTACCTAATGGAAAGTAA
- the moaC gene encoding cyclic pyranopterin monophosphate synthase MoaC produces MKFTHFNESGRAHMVEVSEKNDTKRVAVAVGNIKMKKETINMIKDGLIKKGDVLSVAQIGGIMGAKKTSDLIPMCHNIFLTGADISFNILEDSIEIQSEVKTVGKTGVEMEALTAVSLAALTIYDMCKAVDKDMVIGDIKLIRKSGGKSGEYIRKED; encoded by the coding sequence ATGAAGTTTACACATTTTAATGAAAGTGGTAGAGCCCATATGGTGGAAGTCAGCGAAAAGAATGATACAAAGAGAGTTGCAGTGGCTGTAGGCAATATTAAAATGAAAAAAGAAACTATCAATATGATAAAGGATGGGCTAATAAAAAAAGGTGATGTTCTTTCAGTAGCTCAGATTGGTGGAATAATGGGAGCAAAAAAGACAAGTGACCTTATTCCCATGTGTCATAATATTTTCCTAACTGGTGCAGATATAAGCTTCAACATTCTAGAAGATAGTATAGAGATTCAATCAGAAGTTAAGACTGTCGGCAAAACAGGAGTAGAGATGGAGGCATTAACTGCTGTTTCTCTTGCTGCATTAACTATATATGACATGTGTAAGGCTGTAGACAAGGACATGGTAATAGGAGATATAAAGCTTATAAGAAAATCTGGTGGTAAGTCAGGAGAATATATTAGAAAAGAGGATTAG
- a CDS encoding molybdopterin biosynthesis protein — MKKEDRSIYIGNTDVDEARRLYYERLAKEFEHEEIQVLEALGRITYEAIYAKTSSPHYNAAAMDGILVKSKDTEGASDVNPKVLELNKDFIYINTGNPVTEPFDAVIMIEDVIELGDSKVQILKAAHPWQHIRPIGEDIVATEMIIPSRHKIRPIDIGALISGGIQTLKVYKRPRVGIIPTGTEIIDDINSLTIGKILDSNSRVFEGLILEYGGTPNRYGPVEDEYELLKNSILKGIEENDILLVNAGSSAGTKDYTVKIIEEIGEVIVHGIALKPGKPTILGVVKGKPVIGIPGYPVSAYLVFDTFVKPLILKHIGLEEEKEEIVKATVSKRIVSSLKNRELIRVNLGYVNNKLVATPLPGGAGVTMSLVKADGIAVIPRNLEGIEAGDEVDVKLLKPLSNIKETLVSIGSHDLIMDIIADMIRLVSGHVGSMGGILAMRRGECHIAPIHLLDVNTGEYNISYVKKYFPGNKMAIIKGVKRLQGFIVEKGNKNRIKDFTDLLRKDIVFVNRQRGAGTRILLDYFLNKHNIDSADIKGYDREMTTHMAVATAVKTGSATTGLGIYSAAKALDLEFVSVGYEDYDFLVTQESLNDERIKEFIETIKSDEFKERVMVLGGYELEQTGQIILINQ, encoded by the coding sequence TTGAAAAAGGAAGATAGAAGTATTTATATAGGTAATACAGATGTTGATGAAGCCAGAAGACTATATTATGAAAGGCTAGCTAAAGAATTTGAACACGAAGAAATTCAAGTTCTAGAAGCTTTAGGAAGAATAACTTATGAAGCAATTTATGCAAAAACCTCATCTCCACATTATAATGCAGCAGCAATGGACGGAATATTAGTAAAATCTAAAGACACAGAGGGAGCTAGTGATGTAAATCCTAAAGTGTTAGAGCTAAATAAAGACTTTATTTATATAAATACAGGCAATCCAGTAACTGAACCATTTGATGCAGTTATTATGATAGAGGATGTAATAGAATTAGGTGACAGTAAGGTTCAGATTCTTAAAGCGGCTCACCCTTGGCAGCATATAAGACCTATAGGAGAAGATATAGTAGCTACAGAAATGATAATACCATCAAGACATAAAATAAGACCTATAGACATAGGAGCTCTTATATCAGGTGGAATTCAAACCTTAAAGGTGTATAAAAGACCGAGGGTTGGAATTATACCAACAGGAACAGAGATAATAGACGATATTAATAGTTTGACCATAGGTAAAATACTAGATTCTAACTCTAGAGTTTTTGAAGGATTAATATTAGAGTATGGTGGAACTCCAAATAGATATGGACCAGTAGAAGATGAATATGAGCTTCTTAAGAATTCAATACTTAAAGGAATAGAGGAGAATGATATATTATTAGTAAATGCAGGCTCATCTGCAGGAACGAAGGACTATACTGTAAAGATAATAGAGGAAATTGGAGAAGTAATAGTTCATGGAATCGCCCTTAAACCAGGTAAGCCTACAATTCTTGGAGTAGTTAAAGGCAAACCTGTCATAGGAATCCCAGGATATCCAGTTTCTGCTTATTTAGTCTTTGATACATTTGTTAAGCCTTTAATATTAAAACATATAGGGCTTGAAGAAGAAAAAGAAGAAATAGTCAAAGCAACTGTATCAAAGAGAATAGTTTCCTCATTAAAAAATAGAGAATTAATTAGGGTAAACTTAGGGTATGTAAATAATAAGCTAGTGGCCACTCCACTACCAGGAGGAGCAGGTGTCACTATGAGCTTAGTTAAGGCTGATGGCATCGCTGTAATCCCTCGTAATCTTGAAGGCATAGAAGCTGGAGATGAAGTTGATGTTAAACTACTAAAGCCTTTAAGTAATATTAAAGAAACTTTAGTTTCTATAGGAAGTCATGATTTGATTATGGATATAATTGCAGATATGATCAGGCTTGTTTCAGGACATGTAGGAAGCATGGGTGGAATATTGGCCATGAGAAGAGGGGAATGTCATATAGCACCAATTCATCTACTTGATGTGAATACTGGAGAGTATAATATAAGCTATGTAAAAAAATATTTCCCGGGAAATAAAATGGCTATCATAAAAGGTGTTAAAAGACTTCAAGGTTTTATTGTAGAGAAAGGAAACAAAAATAGAATAAAAGACTTTACAGACTTGCTAAGAAAAGATATAGTTTTTGTAAACAGACAAAGAGGAGCAGGGACTAGAATACTACTAGATTACTTTCTCAATAAACATAATATAGACTCTGCTGACATAAAAGGTTATGATAGAGAAATGACTACACATATGGCAGTGGCTACAGCGGTGAAGACAGGCTCTGCTACAACAGGCCTAGGGATTTATTCTGCTGCAAAAGCATTAGATCTAGAATTTGTAAGTGTAGGTTATGAGGATTATGACTTTTTAGTCACACAAGAATCCTTAAATGATGAAAGAATTAAAGAATTCATTGAAACAATAAAATCAGATGAATTCAAAGAAAGAGTTATGGTACTTGGAGGCTATGAGCTTGAGCAAACTGGACAGATAATTTTAATAAACCAGTAG
- a CDS encoding MOSC domain-containing protein, with translation MGKVLDINISEKKGVVKKPIKEGVFIEDFGLEGDAHAGKWHRQVSLLGIESFNKMKALGIDGLDHGSFAENITTEGIILYELPVGTRMKIGETIQEVTQIGKECHTGCAIAQQVGKCVMPKEGIFTKVIKGGVVRPGDIIEVL, from the coding sequence ATAGGCAAGGTACTTGATATAAATATTAGTGAGAAAAAGGGAGTTGTAAAAAAACCTATAAAAGAAGGAGTATTCATAGAAGACTTCGGACTAGAGGGAGATGCACATGCTGGAAAATGGCATAGACAAGTAAGCCTATTAGGTATAGAAAGCTTTAATAAAATGAAGGCTCTTGGAATAGATGGGCTAGACCATGGCAGTTTTGCAGAAAATATAACTACAGAAGGTATCATATTATATGAGCTACCTGTAGGAACTAGAATGAAGATAGGGGAAACTATTCAGGAAGTAACCCAAATAGGAAAAGAGTGTCATACTGGATGTGCTATTGCACAGCAAGTAGGTAAGTGTGTAATGCCAAAGGAAGGAATATTTACTAAAGTTATAAAAGGCGGAGTAGTTAGACCTGGGGACATTATTGAGGTGTTATAA
- the glp gene encoding gephyrin-like molybdotransferase Glp: MDFFNVVSVEAGRKMMLEAFNEYSIEIEEINILEATDRILAEDIVAKENVPEFNRSTVDGYAVKSSDTHGASESIPSFLTLLGEIRMGEETNIKLSNGEAIYVPTGGMVPEGSDAVIMIEYAEKLDDSTLMVYRPLSVGENVILKGDDIKIGERIIEKGKRLSSQDIGVLAALGVSNIKVYKKPRFFIISTGDEIVDLEEELTMGKVRDINSYALHSLITKLGGKVAGRSIVRDDFELLRGSVEKALDVSDIVIISGGSSVGTRDYTSKVINSFDGKGVFVHGVSIKPGKPTIIGEGKGKAIFGLPGHPVSSIIVFKVFIEYFIRNLLNIKDKVSKTTAILDFNFPSSPGKETYQLVNVVEREGKTYAIPTFGKSGMITLLSKSDGYIVLKPHEEGILKGEIREVYFL; the protein is encoded by the coding sequence ATGGACTTTTTCAATGTAGTTTCAGTTGAAGCTGGAAGGAAAATGATGCTAGAGGCTTTTAACGAGTATAGTATTGAAATAGAAGAGATTAATATACTAGAAGCAACAGATAGAATACTTGCTGAGGATATAGTAGCTAAAGAAAATGTACCTGAGTTCAACCGTTCAACAGTAGATGGATATGCAGTTAAGAGCTCTGACACCCATGGAGCAAGTGAATCTATTCCAAGCTTCTTAACTCTTTTAGGAGAAATTAGAATGGGTGAAGAAACAAATATAAAGTTATCCAACGGTGAGGCTATTTATGTGCCTACAGGCGGTATGGTACCAGAAGGCTCAGATGCAGTAATAATGATTGAATATGCAGAAAAACTTGATGACTCAACCTTAATGGTATATAGACCTCTATCAGTTGGTGAGAATGTTATATTAAAAGGTGATGACATAAAAATAGGAGAGAGAATAATTGAAAAGGGAAAAAGATTATCTTCTCAAGATATAGGAGTTTTAGCAGCCCTTGGTGTATCAAATATAAAGGTATATAAAAAGCCTAGATTTTTTATAATTTCAACTGGTGACGAAATAGTAGACTTAGAGGAAGAACTCACTATGGGAAAAGTGAGAGATATAAATAGCTATGCACTTCATTCTTTGATTACGAAGTTAGGTGGTAAGGTTGCTGGTAGGTCCATTGTGAGAGATGACTTTGAACTGTTAAGAGGAAGTGTGGAAAAGGCACTTGATGTCTCAGACATAGTAATAATTTCTGGGGGAAGCTCAGTAGGAACTAGAGATTATACTAGCAAGGTAATAAATTCATTTGACGGTAAAGGTGTTTTTGTGCACGGAGTATCTATAAAACCAGGAAAGCCTACAATTATAGGAGAAGGAAAAGGGAAAGCAATATTTGGACTGCCGGGACATCCTGTTTCTTCAATAATTGTTTTCAAGGTATTTATAGAGTATTTCATAAGAAATTTATTGAATATAAAAGATAAAGTTAGCAAAACTACTGCAATACTTGATTTCAATTTTCCCTCATCACCAGGAAAAGAAACATATCAATTGGTCAATGTGGTAGAAAGAGAAGGAAAAACATATGCAATACCAACTTTTGGGAAGTCGGGAATGATTACATTACTTTCTAAATCAGATGGATATATTGTACTAAAGCCACATGAAGAAGGGATATTAAAAGGAGAGATAAGAGAGGTATATTTCTTATAG
- the fdhD gene encoding formate dehydrogenase accessory sulfurtransferase FdhD, translating into MNDTKKVDIIRVKGDNILKEEDIVVSEYPFTIFINDEEFITLLCSPKSLKYLTVGFLYSEGFISSTSDIVNLKIDEEKGLSYVELKNKSSLIEKLYGKRTITSGCGKGTLFYNVLDSFKSKKINNYLTITLDEIKNLVKAFSKNSELFLNTGGVHSCALCSFNDILIFEEDIGRHNALDKVLGRALVEDIPLTDKILLVSGRISSEMLIKTAKREIPILVSRAAPTSLAVELARELNITLIGFARGEKMNIYSNFPSLNF; encoded by the coding sequence ATGAATGATACAAAAAAAGTAGATATAATAAGAGTGAAGGGTGACAATATATTAAAAGAAGAAGACATAGTAGTTTCAGAATATCCTTTTACTATATTTATAAATGATGAAGAATTTATAACACTACTATGTAGTCCAAAATCTCTTAAATATTTGACTGTAGGTTTTCTTTATTCAGAAGGTTTTATAAGTTCTACTTCAGACATTGTTAATCTAAAAATAGACGAAGAAAAAGGTCTTTCTTATGTTGAGTTAAAAAATAAAAGCTCATTAATAGAAAAACTGTATGGGAAAAGAACTATTACATCAGGCTGTGGTAAGGGTACACTGTTTTATAATGTATTAGATTCCTTTAAGTCTAAGAAGATAAATAATTACTTAACTATAACCTTAGATGAAATAAAGAACCTTGTAAAAGCCTTTAGTAAAAACTCAGAGCTTTTTTTAAATACAGGAGGGGTTCATAGTTGTGCCCTATGTAGCTTTAATGATATACTTATCTTTGAAGAAGACATAGGAAGACATAATGCATTAGATAAGGTACTAGGAAGAGCATTAGTGGAGGATATCCCCTTAACAGACAAGATACTTCTAGTTAGTGGAAGGATATCGTCTGAAATGCTTATAAAGACTGCAAAAAGAGAAATTCCTATACTAGTATCTAGAGCAGCTCCTACTAGTCTTGCAGTAGAATTAGCAAGAGAATTAAATATAACCCTCATAGGCTTTGCCAGAGGAGAAAAAATGAATATCTACTCAAATTTTCCGAGCTTAAACTTCTAA
- a CDS encoding ferritin family protein, with the protein MKKYEQIMKYAMQMELDGYNFFKEKAEKFNNPTTRKLFLDLADVEMEHYNFIKEQLEEYLETDSFNIKSEGFNRDEKNIFESREKSEHIAETLMESDIPDLTVLRMAYLIERDYAEFYRKAAESADDEVAKTLFNKLAEWEDGHERLFKSEYDRRMKEYMNLPWGG; encoded by the coding sequence ATGAAAAAGTATGAGCAAATAATGAAATATGCTATGCAAATGGAGCTTGATGGATATAATTTTTTCAAAGAAAAAGCAGAAAAGTTTAATAATCCAACTACAAGAAAGCTATTTTTAGATTTAGCAGATGTAGAAATGGAGCACTACAACTTCATAAAAGAACAATTAGAGGAATATCTTGAAACAGACTCATTTAATATTAAGTCAGAGGGCTTTAATAGAGATGAAAAAAATATTTTTGAGTCTAGAGAAAAGTCTGAACATATAGCTGAGACTTTAATGGAATCTGATATTCCAGATTTAACTGTGCTAAGGATGGCTTATTTAATTGAAAGAGATTATGCGGAATTCTATAGAAAAGCAGCAGAAAGTGCTGACGATGAAGTAGCAAAAACTTTATTCAATAAATTAGCTGAGTGGGAAGATGGTCATGAAAGATTATTCAAATCTGAATATGACAGAAGAATGAAGGAATATATGAATCTTCCTTGGGGAGGATAA
- the moaA gene encoding GTP 3',8-cyclase MoaA: MKDSFGRSINYLRISVTDLCNLRCKYCMPEKGICKVEHKDILSLEEIYEIAKVFVSLGINKIRLTGGEPLTRKGFVNLVEKLGNLDGIKDLAMTTNGILLKKYARDLKSAGLNRVNISLDTLDEEKYSQITRGGRLKDVLDGIDVAKSVGLTPIKINTVLIGGFNVNEIEDFVNLTRADEIDVRFIELMPVGEASKWAEENFVSNEVILDKVNTLKSVERLDPSSPAVYYKLPGAKGRVGIINPISCKFCDYCNRVRLTSQGKLKLCLHSNEEIDLKDKLRQGEDIEKIILNAIKQKPEAHHLEDGQYITDSMYQIGG, encoded by the coding sequence ATGAAGGATTCATTTGGAAGAAGTATTAATTACCTTCGTATATCTGTAACAGACTTGTGTAACTTAAGATGTAAATATTGTATGCCTGAAAAAGGCATATGTAAGGTTGAACACAAAGACATTCTATCACTAGAAGAGATATATGAGATAGCTAAAGTATTTGTTTCATTAGGAATTAATAAAATCAGGTTAACTGGTGGAGAGCCACTTACAAGAAAAGGGTTTGTTAATCTGGTAGAAAAACTAGGAAACCTAGATGGAATAAAGGATTTAGCCATGACTACAAATGGTATTCTCTTAAAAAAATATGCACGAGACTTAAAGTCTGCAGGACTTAATCGAGTAAACATAAGCTTGGATACATTAGATGAAGAGAAATATTCTCAAATCACTAGAGGTGGAAGGCTAAAGGATGTTTTAGATGGTATCGATGTAGCTAAATCAGTAGGTCTTACTCCTATAAAAATAAATACTGTTTTAATTGGTGGATTCAATGTAAATGAAATAGAGGATTTTGTTAATCTAACAAGAGCAGATGAAATAGACGTAAGATTCATAGAGCTCATGCCTGTAGGGGAAGCTTCAAAATGGGCTGAGGAAAACTTTGTTTCCAACGAAGTAATATTAGATAAAGTAAATACATTAAAGAGTGTAGAAAGACTAGACCCATCATCACCTGCTGTTTATTATAAGCTGCCAGGTGCAAAAGGAAGAGTAGGTATTATAAATCCTATATCATGTAAGTTCTGTGACTATTGTAATAGGGTTAGACTAACATCTCAAGGTAAGTTAAAGCTTTGTTTACATTCAAATGAAGAAATTGACTTAAAGGACAAGCTAAGACAAGGAGAAGATATAGAGAAAATCATATTAAACGCTATTAAACAAAAACCAGAAGCACATCATTTAGAGGACGGTCAGTATATAACTGATAGTATGTATCAAATAGGAGGCTAA
- a CDS encoding molybdenum cofactor guanylyltransferase, translated as MKKFGTAVILAGGKSSRMGFDKQLLKINERRLMDSLIMKLNQEFDEIIIVTNRPECYKGLGDKIISDIIVGRGPLSGIHAGLTMASNEFSYFLACDMPNINFDYIRYMKNSIRCIDTSACITRFGSWIEPFNAFYSKKLKIEIEKHLFSGNRSINSLLEKVDVYYISEEEARRFSPNWDMFLNLNTKEDLNNYLIKIANE; from the coding sequence ATGAAGAAGTTTGGTACTGCTGTCATACTAGCAGGTGGTAAAAGTTCTAGAATGGGCTTTGATAAGCAACTACTGAAAATTAATGAAAGAAGACTTATGGATAGTCTCATAATGAAACTCAACCAGGAGTTTGATGAGATTATTATAGTAACTAATAGACCTGAGTGCTATAAGGGGCTTGGGGATAAGATAATTAGTGACATAATAGTCGGAAGAGGCCCGTTAAGCGGCATACATGCAGGATTAACCATGGCTTCAAATGAATTTTCCTACTTTCTAGCATGTGACATGCCTAATATAAATTTTGATTATATAAGATATATGAAGAATAGTATTAGATGCATAGATACTTCTGCTTGTATTACTAGATTTGGTAGTTGGATAGAGCCTTTTAATGCTTTTTATTCTAAAAAACTCAAAATTGAAATAGAGAAGCATCTTTTTAGTGGTAATAGATCTATTAATTCACTATTAGAGAAGGTGGATGTATACTATATAAGTGAAGAAGAGGCTAGAAGGTTTAGTCCTAATTGGGATATGTTTTTGAATCTCAATACAAAGGAAGACTTAAATAACTATTTGATTAAAATTGCTAATGAATAA
- a CDS encoding ATP-binding cassette domain-containing protein encodes MKVSINNIKKYYNDKLVLDIEKLEIEKGKITGIIGPNGSGKSTLLNIIAGLDDEYTGTVSYDQSVINSKPYDRMTLVSQKPYLFKRKVYLNIEYPLKIRKFNKEDIKNRVNKVISRLGIEGLRDKKAHLLSGGESQKVSLARALVFEPELLLLDEPTSNIDPESIKVLEREILNFNRETGATVIIVTHNLEQSNRICDNIIYLEKGRVTY; translated from the coding sequence TTGAAAGTATCTATAAATAATATAAAAAAATATTACAATGATAAACTAGTACTAGATATAGAAAAGCTAGAAATAGAAAAAGGAAAAATAACAGGGATAATTGGTCCTAATGGCTCTGGTAAAAGTACATTGCTTAACATAATCGCAGGACTGGATGATGAATATACGGGTACAGTATCGTATGACCAATCAGTCATTAATTCGAAACCATATGACAGGATGACATTAGTTTCACAAAAACCCTATCTTTTTAAAAGAAAAGTTTATCTAAACATTGAATATCCTTTAAAAATTAGAAAATTTAATAAAGAAGATATAAAAAACAGAGTCAATAAAGTAATCAGTAGGTTAGGGATTGAAGGACTTAGAGATAAAAAGGCACATTTACTTTCTGGAGGAGAATCACAAAAAGTATCTTTGGCAAGGGCACTAGTGTTTGAACCTGAGCTTTTATTACTAGATGAGCCTACATCAAATATAGATCCAGAATCCATTAAGGTTTTAGAAAGAGAAATATTAAACTTTAATCGGGAAACAGGAGCAACGGTTATAATTGTTACACATAATCTAGAGCAGTCAAATAGAATATGTGACAATATTATTTATCTTGAAAAGGGAAGGGTGACCTATTAG
- a CDS encoding MOSC domain-containing protein, giving the protein MRCYKSMELDFKQATIIGKVTAIYLCDPKEMTLRSVEEGVFKENHGLIGDKHSFSGDRQVTLFSAEGRNRIETIEADGLCVRKFYENLTVQGLDASKLVCGRELVIGESIFQITAIGKRCFLDCNIVKRTEACSLRYGVVFAKVILGGRVRVGDEVLLRE; this is encoded by the coding sequence TTGAGGTGTTATAAATCTATGGAATTGGATTTTAAGCAAGCTACTATAATTGGGAAAGTAACAGCCATATATCTATGTGACCCAAAAGAAATGACTCTCAGGTCAGTTGAAGAAGGGGTGTTTAAAGAAAATCATGGACTCATAGGAGATAAGCATTCATTTTCAGGAGATAGACAAGTAACCTTGTTTTCTGCTGAGGGGAGAAACAGGATAGAGACTATAGAGGCTGATGGATTATGTGTTAGAAAATTTTATGAAAATTTGACTGTACAGGGTTTAGATGCAAGTAAACTTGTTTGTGGTCGAGAGCTCGTCATAGGCGAAAGTATTTTTCAAATTACAGCTATAGGAAAAAGATGCTTTTTAGATTGCAATATTGTAAAAAGGACAGAGGCATGTTCCCTTAGATATGGAGTTGTATTTGCAAAGGTAATACTTGGAGGAAGAGTTAGAGTTGGAGATGAAGTGCTTCTTAGAGAATAA